One window of the Salvia splendens isolate huo1 chromosome 1, SspV2, whole genome shotgun sequence genome contains the following:
- the LOC121743332 gene encoding uncharacterized protein LOC121743332 — protein sequence MATLLQISVQRFSNRPPSRNGGFCSSVPNRRTLKVRAVKEKIEEIKTPSSADEITKKYGLEAGLWKIFSSKEGSEKKSKGDEAKELLAKYGGAYLATSITLSLISFALCYALINAGVDVPALLHKVGISADETGEKVGTFALAYAAHKAASPIRFPPTVALTPVVASWISKIVEARK from the exons ATGGCCACGCTTTTGCAAATATCTGTTCAGCGCTTCAGCAACAGACCTCCCTCCAGAAATGGCGGATTTTGCAGCTCCGTTCCGAATCGCAGAACATTGAAGGTGAGAGCGGTGAAGGAGAAGATAGAGGAAATCAAGACTCCTTCATCTGCGGATGAAATCACCAAGAAATATGGACTTGAAGCTGGTTTGTGGAAG ATATTTTCGTCAAAAGAAGGAAGCGAGAAGAAATCAAAGGGCGATGAAGCAAAGGAGCTATTGGCAAAATATGGAGGGGCGTATTTGGCAACTTCAATTACCCTTTCGTTGATCTCATTTGCCCTCTGTTATGCCTTGATTAATGCTGGGGTCGATGTACCAGCGTTGCTGCACAAG GTTGGAATCTCTGCCGACGAAACTGGGGAGAAGGTCGGGACGTTTGCGCTGGCTTACGCGGCGCACAAGGCTGCGTCGCCTATTAGATTTCCGCCCACAGTGGCACTCACTCCCGTCGTTGCGTCTTGGATTAGCAAGATAGTTGAGGCTAGAAAATGA
- the LOC121743322 gene encoding transcription factor E2FB-like isoform X1: MKPPFGVGGVDYRRFTAAPSHPNTPPSLKWKCDYGTISADRNVSPGASAFLNSPHRTPVSVKSEKVQKVPRSNKANRAICQSPTTTIDSPSGDNLTPAGSCRYDSSLALLTKKFINLIKHSEGGILELNKAAEILEVQKRRIYDITNVLEGIGLIEKTLKNIIQWKGTDVRRPGEVDETLPDIQEEMQNLNSEECRVDKRIREMQEKLRGLSEDEDNHRCLFITEEDVKNLPCFENETLIAIKAPHGTTLEVPEPDEAGDYPQRRYKIVLRSTMGPIDVYLVSQFEEINAYEAQSSVLETSSVNETSPAVAPMEEITLDEIIVQGGVQKAGSSHDFGSGMKKIIPDVDSDADYYLMSETDVSITDMWRTEHEVEWDDTLNVSSISPPRTTIIPSVGS, encoded by the exons ATGAAGCCCCCGTTCGGTGTAGGCGGCGTTGACTACCGCCGCTTCACCGCTGCTCCCTCACATCCCAATACGCCTCCT TCATTAAAATGGAAGTGTGACTATGGCACGATATCTGCTGACCGAAATGTGAGTCCTGGCGCCAGTGCTTTCTTGAACAGCCCCCATCGGACTCCAGTGTCGGTGAAATCCGAGAAAGTCCAGAAGGTTCCTAGGTCAAATAAGGCAAATAGAGCAATCTGTCAAAGTCCCACGACAACTATTG ATTCTCCATCAGGCGATAATCTCACTCCAGCTGGTTCTTGTCGATATGATAGCTCCTTAG CTCTCCTAACAAAGAAGTTCATTAATCTGATAAAACATTCAGAAGGTGGTATCCTTGAGCTGAATAAAGCCGCAGAGATTTTAGAG GTCCAGAAGAGGCGTATATACGATATAACTAACGTCCTTGAAGGCATTGGTCTTATTGAAAAGACTCTAAAAAACATAATCCAGTGGAA GGGAACGGATGTACGGAGACCTGGTGAAGTGGACGAGACCCTTCCCGATATACAG GAAGAAATGCAAAATTTGAATTCAGAGGAGTGCAGAGTAGACAAACGCATAAG AGAAATGCAGGAAAAGTTAAGGGGCCTGAGCGAAGACGAAGACAATCATAG GTGCCTTTTTATTACTGAAGAAGACGTGAAAAACCTACCGTGCTTTGAG AATGAAACTCTGATAGCAATTAAAGCTCCACATGGCACAACACTGGAAGTTCCTGAACCCGATGAG GCTGGCGATTATCCACAGAGAAGATACAAAATTGTTCTTCGAAGCACCATGGGACCAATAGATGTTTACCTCGTAAG TCAATTTGAGGAAATAAATGCGTATGAAGCACAATCAAGTGTCCTCGAAACATCTAGTGTGAATGAGACTTCTCCTGCAGTAGCTCCAATGGAGGAGATTACACTAGATGAAATCATTGTGCAGGGAGGAGTTCAGAAGGCAGGATCATCCCATGATTTCGGGAGTGGAATGAAGAAGATCATACCAGATGTTGAT AGCGATGCTGATTACTATCTAATGTCAGAGACGGATGTAAGCATCACTGACATGTGGAGAACAGAGC ATGAAGTTGAGTGGGATGATACCTTGAACGTGTCTAGCATCAGTCCACCACGCACAACCATAATCCCATCTGTGGGGAGCTAG
- the LOC121743322 gene encoding transcription factor E2FB-like isoform X2: MKPPFGVGGVDYRRFTAAPSHPNTPPSLKWKCDYGTISADRNVSPGASAFLNSPHRTPVSVKSEKVQKVPRSNKANRAICQSPTTTIGDNLTPAGSCRYDSSLALLTKKFINLIKHSEGGILELNKAAEILEVQKRRIYDITNVLEGIGLIEKTLKNIIQWKGTDVRRPGEVDETLPDIQEEMQNLNSEECRVDKRIREMQEKLRGLSEDEDNHRCLFITEEDVKNLPCFENETLIAIKAPHGTTLEVPEPDEAGDYPQRRYKIVLRSTMGPIDVYLVSQFEEINAYEAQSSVLETSSVNETSPAVAPMEEITLDEIIVQGGVQKAGSSHDFGSGMKKIIPDVDSDADYYLMSETDVSITDMWRTEHEVEWDDTLNVSSISPPRTTIIPSVGS, from the exons ATGAAGCCCCCGTTCGGTGTAGGCGGCGTTGACTACCGCCGCTTCACCGCTGCTCCCTCACATCCCAATACGCCTCCT TCATTAAAATGGAAGTGTGACTATGGCACGATATCTGCTGACCGAAATGTGAGTCCTGGCGCCAGTGCTTTCTTGAACAGCCCCCATCGGACTCCAGTGTCGGTGAAATCCGAGAAAGTCCAGAAGGTTCCTAGGTCAAATAAGGCAAATAGAGCAATCTGTCAAAGTCCCACGACAACTATTG GCGATAATCTCACTCCAGCTGGTTCTTGTCGATATGATAGCTCCTTAG CTCTCCTAACAAAGAAGTTCATTAATCTGATAAAACATTCAGAAGGTGGTATCCTTGAGCTGAATAAAGCCGCAGAGATTTTAGAG GTCCAGAAGAGGCGTATATACGATATAACTAACGTCCTTGAAGGCATTGGTCTTATTGAAAAGACTCTAAAAAACATAATCCAGTGGAA GGGAACGGATGTACGGAGACCTGGTGAAGTGGACGAGACCCTTCCCGATATACAG GAAGAAATGCAAAATTTGAATTCAGAGGAGTGCAGAGTAGACAAACGCATAAG AGAAATGCAGGAAAAGTTAAGGGGCCTGAGCGAAGACGAAGACAATCATAG GTGCCTTTTTATTACTGAAGAAGACGTGAAAAACCTACCGTGCTTTGAG AATGAAACTCTGATAGCAATTAAAGCTCCACATGGCACAACACTGGAAGTTCCTGAACCCGATGAG GCTGGCGATTATCCACAGAGAAGATACAAAATTGTTCTTCGAAGCACCATGGGACCAATAGATGTTTACCTCGTAAG TCAATTTGAGGAAATAAATGCGTATGAAGCACAATCAAGTGTCCTCGAAACATCTAGTGTGAATGAGACTTCTCCTGCAGTAGCTCCAATGGAGGAGATTACACTAGATGAAATCATTGTGCAGGGAGGAGTTCAGAAGGCAGGATCATCCCATGATTTCGGGAGTGGAATGAAGAAGATCATACCAGATGTTGAT AGCGATGCTGATTACTATCTAATGTCAGAGACGGATGTAAGCATCACTGACATGTGGAGAACAGAGC ATGAAGTTGAGTGGGATGATACCTTGAACGTGTCTAGCATCAGTCCACCACGCACAACCATAATCCCATCTGTGGGGAGCTAG